The proteins below are encoded in one region of Rhinolophus sinicus isolate RSC01 linkage group LG07, ASM3656204v1, whole genome shotgun sequence:
- the ABHD17A gene encoding alpha/beta hydrolase domain-containing protein 17A → MNGLSVTELCCLFCCPPCPGRIAAKLAFLPPEPTYSLVPEPEAGPGGAGAAPSGTLRASVGTPGRWKLHLMERADFQYSQRELDTVEVFLTKSSRGNRIACMYVRCVPGARYTVLFSHGNAVDLGQMSSFYIGLGSRINCNIFSYDYSGYGVSSGRPSEKNLYADIDAAWQALRTRYGISPDSIVLYGQSIGTVPTVDLASRYECAAVVLHSPLTSGMRVAFPDTKKTYCFDAFPNIEKVSKITSPVLIIHGTEDEVIDFSHGLALYERCPKAVEPLWVEGAGHNDIELYSQYLERLRRFISQELPSQRA, encoded by the exons ATGAACGGCCTGTCAGTGACCGAGCTCTGCTGTCTATTCTGCTGCCCACCCTGTCCCGGCCGCATTGCCGCCAAGCTCGCCTTCTTGCCGCCAGAGCCCACCTACTCGCTGGTGCCCGAGCCCGAGGCGGGGCCTGGCGGGGCTGGGGCTGCCCCCTCAGGGACCCTGCGGGCCTCTGTGGGCACCCCCGGGCGCTGGAAGCTCCACCTGATGGAGCGCGCTGACTTCCAGTACAGCCAGCGCGAGCTGGACACCGTGGAGGTCTTCCTGACCAAGAGCAGCCGGGGCAACCGCATTGCCTGTATGTACGTACGCTGCGTGCCAGGAGCCAG GTACACAGTCCTCTTCTCCCACGGCAACGCCGTGGACCTGGGCCAGATGAGCAGCTTCTACATTGGCCTGGGCTCACGGATCAACTGCAACATCTTCTCCTACGACTACTCGGGCTACGGCGTCAGCTCGGGCAGGCCCTCTGAGAAGAACCTCTACGCTGACATTGACGCCGCCTGGCAGGCCCTGCGCACCCG GTACGGCATCAGCCCGGACAGCATCGTCCTGTACGGGCAGAGCATCGGCACGGTGCCCACCGTGGACCTGGCCTCGCGCTACGAGTGTGCCGCCGTGGTGCTGCACTCCCCGCTCACCTCTGGCATGCGTGTCGCCTTCCCCGACACCAAGAAGACCTACTGCTTTGACGCGTTCCCCAA CATCGAGAAGGTGTCCAAGATCACGTCGCCGGTGCTCATCATCCACGGCACGGAGGATGAAGTGATCGACTTCTCGCACGGGCTGGCACTCTACGAGCGCTGTCCCAAGGCCGTGGAGCCGCTGTGGGTAGAGGGGGCCGGGCACAACGACATTGAGCTCTACAGCCAGTACCTGGAGCGCCTGCGCCGCTTCATCTCCCAGGAGCTGCCCAGCCAGCGCGCCTAG
- the SCAMP4 gene encoding secretory carrier-associated membrane protein 4, with amino-acid sequence MSEKENNFPPLPSFIPLKPCFYQNFSDEIPIEHQVLVKRIYRLWLFYCATLGVNLVACLAWWIGGGSGSNFGLALVWLLLFSPCGYVCWFRPAYKAFRADSSFNFMTFFFIFGAQFVLTVIQAIGFSGWGACGWLAAIGFFKESVGAAVVMLLPAIMFTMSSAMMAIVIMKVHRIYRGTGGSFQKAQTEWSTGTWKNPPSREAQFNNFSGNSLPEYPTVPSYPASGSQWP; translated from the exons ATGTCAG AGAAGGAGAACAACTTCCCGCCGCTGCCCAGCTTCATCCCGCTGAAGCCCTGTTTCTATCAGAACTTCTCAGATGAGATCCCCATTGAGCACCAGGTCCTAGTGAAGAGGATTTACCGACTGTGGCTGT TCTACTGTGCCACCCTGGGGGTCAACCTCGTCGCCTGCCTGGCCTGGTGGATCGGCGGTGGCTCAGGATCCAACTTCGGCCTGGCCCTGGTGTGGCTGTTGCTCTTCTCCCCCTGCGGCTACGTGTGCTGGTTCCGGCCTGCCTATAAGGCCTTCCG GGCCGACAGCTCCTTTAATTTCATGACGTTTTTCTTCATCTTCGGAGCCCAGTTTGTCCTGACCGTCATCCAGGCCATCGGCTTCTCGGGATGGGGCGCCTG TGGTTGGCTGGCAGCGATTGGGTTCTTCAAGGAGAGTGTCGGGGCCGCCGTGGTCATGCTGCTTCCGGCCATCATGTTCACCATGTCATCCGCCATGATGGCCATTGTGATCATGAAG GTACACAGGATCTACCGGGGAACTGGTGGAAGCTTCCAGAAGGCACAGACAGAGTGGAGCACAGGCACTTGGAAGAACCCTCCATCTCGGGAGGCCCAATTCAACAACTTCTCAGGGAACAGCCTGCCCGAGTACCCCACTGTACCCAGCTACCCGGCCAGTGGCAGCCAGTGGCCTTAG
- the ADAT3 gene encoding putative inactive tRNA-specific adenosine deaminase-like protein 3 translates to MPRTDPPSGVEHHRDEKVGSSEPEPLPWQALPVLSEQQSGGVELVLAYAAPILDKRQTSRLLKEVSAVHPLTAQPHLKRVRPSRDASHPHVLEMLLCLAGRAPGMRSLAELLPQPAVDPHGLGQPFLVLVPARPPLTRGQFEEARTHWPTSFHEDKHVTRALAGQLFSAQERAVMQGHMERAVWAAQQAAARGLRAVGAVVVDPASGCVLATGHDCSGTASPLLHATMVCIDLVAQGQGRGTYDLRPHPACSFAPATTPLGVRMGPVHKLDGDMDTEADEDGEDGLPYVCTGYDLYVTREPCAMCAMALVHSRMQRVFYGAPSPDGGLGTRFRLHTRSDLNHRFRVFHGVLEGQCRRLDPDT, encoded by the coding sequence ATGCCTAGGACGGACCCTCCCAGCGGCGTGGAGCACCATAGGGATGAGAAGGTTGGCAGCTCGGAGCCAGAGCCCCTGCCGTGGCAAGCCCTCCCGGTCCTGTCTGAGCAGCAGTCTGGGGGTGTGGAGCTGGTGCTGGCCTACGCCGCGCCCATCCTTGACAAGCGCCAGACCTCGCGCCTCCTCAAGGAGGTGTCGGCTGTCCACCCGCTGACCGCCCAGCCTCACCTCAAGAGGGTGCGGCCAAGCCGCGATGCCAGCCACCCACACGTGCTGGAGATGCTGCTGTGCCTAGCAGGACGGGCCCCAGGCATGCGATCGCTGGCCGAGCTCCTCCCGCAGCCAGCCGTGGACCCCCACGGACTGGGGCAGCCCTTCCTGGTGCTTGTGCCCGCCCGGCCGCCCCTGACCAGGGGCCAGTTCGAGGAGGCACGCACCCACTGGCCCACGTCCTTTCACGAGGACAAGCATGTGACCCGTGCCCTAGCCGGGCAGCTCTTCTCAGCTCAAGAGCGGGCTGTGATGCAGGGCCACATGGAGCGGGCTGTGTGGGCAGCGCAGCAGGCAGCTGCCAGGGGCCTGAGGGCCGTGGGGGCTGTGGTGGTGGACCCGGCCTCGGGCTGCGTGCTGGCCACAGGCCATGACTGCAGCGGCACGGCCAGCCCCCTGCTGCATGCCACCATGGTGTGCATCGACCTCGTAGCTCAAGGCCAGGGCCGCGGCACCTACGACCTCAGGCCCCACCCCGCCTGCTCCTTCGCCCCGGCCACCACCCCCCTGGGCGTCCGGATGGGCCCTGTGCACAAGCTGGATGGGGACATGGACACGGAAGCGGATGAAGATGGTGAAGATGGCCTCCCCTACGTGTGCACCGGTTATGACCTCTACGTCACCCGTGAGCCCTGTGCCATGTGTGCCATGGCCCTAGTGCACTCCCGCATGCAGCGTGTCTTCTATGGGGCGCCCTCCCCCGACGGTGGCCTGGGCACCCGTTTTCGCCTCCACACCCGGTCCGACCTCAACCACCGCTTCCGGGTGTTCCACGGCGTGCTGGAGGGCCAGTGCCGTCGTCTGGACCCCGACACATAG